The Arachis ipaensis cultivar K30076 chromosome B10, Araip1.1, whole genome shotgun sequence DNA window gggaatggtgatgaatgtcacagatcatcacatccatcatattgaagtgcgaatgaacatcttagatagaaacaagcgtgtttgaatagaaaacagaagtaattgcattaattcatcgagacacaacagagctcctcacccccaacaatggagtttagagactcatgccgttgatgccagggcatcttggccagtttcactgacctttttttttttactgtttttaggttagtttcatgcatttctttaggaaataagctagttttgggtaaatattcacttatgccttgattcaagcatacattgtacattttacataatttcatgaagattttgcataagtttagtgacaaatattatgttgcattactcatgacttggactagaactttgatgcactttattgcttgatttcaggaccaaaaggaagcaagaaaaagggaggtaacttgcaagattaatgagaaaagtgattgccaataacaatctcaaaaagccatcaatgcccacgttagagagtcacgttaactaagttaacgtgaactctaacgtagagaagagaagttgagccaacgttagtgacacttaacattgtcactaacgttggcaattactcataagtggccacgttagaagccacgttaacctagttaacgtgacctctaacgttaaggggggaagagaagccaacgttagtaacactcaacattgtcactaacgttggcctatggtggctggaccaaattgggtttggatgggtatgtgactgtaaccctctcaatacttggtttggaaaatgcatgtggtataatcagtgaccatacttcatctcttctcatgagcaattgaccaaggaattggctattgatcaagatttaagagattgaattgcaagaaattataattcaatcacttaagattgccaaggagatcaatgagtgcattgattgaggaagagatgaaaatgaacttgatccggagaattgcaacatcttctaagcccaatgaactccccatctctaatcttacccattctctttaatttctgctatttacttttatgagcaaatcccccattcctatttacaattctgcaatttattttcagtcatttacttccagtcctttaattctagcatttacttttctgttatttacattcccgccattttatttcctgcaactctcaacccaaattctggattcgctcaactagaacattcttctaattaaagttgcttgatcaatcaatccctgtgggattcgacctcactctattgtgagtttttacttgacgacaaattcggtacacttgccgaagggagatttgttgagagacaagttttccgtgcatcagccgtcaaagagtacaaatttcagatctaaaaatgtcatgagatgcaaaataaatctctaaaagttgtttaaatactaaactagtaacctaggtttacagaaaatgagtaaactaagatagatagtgcagaaatccacttccggggcccatttggtgtgtgctggggctgagactgattttttctcaagtccctcaatttcagccagaaattacctgaaatcacagaaaaatacacaaactcatagtaaagtccagaaatgtgatttttatttaaaaactaataaaaatatattaaaaacaaactaaatcatactaaaaactatgtaaaaacaatgccaaaaagcgtataaattatccgctcatcagtgggtgGTATTGGCGGCCTCACAATGGTTTGCTTCATTCGAAACCCAACAGGAGGTTCAGGAATTTGCTGTGTAGCCTGCACAAGATAGAAAAACCATTTCAGCACAAAAAATGAGCAAGACAAAAGTCACCAAATACAATCCTATACTCACAGGTCCATCATTAGGAGGGGCAGATTGAGATAAATCAATCTCTTCACCAAAATCTACATTAGGCAAGGCTTTCAGTTTTGgcatctttttcttattcttttttgcCTTTGCCTGGAAATGATGATGCAAATATAACATATAGATTCAGCAATTTGCAACCAACAACATAGAACAGACCTAGcagaattaaaataattaaaaaaatagaatacacaaaataataaatGCAACCAATGGATCATGTTGTTGTCCTAGCTTGTTTGTTGCTGCTCCAACGGAAGTTTCTGATTGAGTCTTgctttccttctttctctttttagCCTTTGACTGCCAATTTGGATCCTTAGGTGCACCTTTGCAAGTCTTGTGATAATGACCTTTCTCTCCACACTTACTACAAGTTACTTGGTGCGATCCCCTAACTTTATTGCCAATTACCATTTCGATAGGAGCTTTCATCCTTCTAAGTTTTGGCCGGCCAGATGGACGTACGATTGGGGGAGGGAGGATTCATTGACAATCTGTGGGGATCCAATATTCGTCACTGTTTACTGGTTGGATCACATAGGAGTATGCTGCTCGGACAGCATCCATTGTCAGTGACTTATCAACAAAGTCTTCTAATTTGTATCCCATATTTTTCAATCTAAAAATTACAGCAACTGCATGCTTGCATGGAAGCCCTACGTACAATTTTAGTAAATCAAATACCATAATGACATAGCAGATAAACTTAAGATTtacaattttaataaatcaaatagcATAGTATACATGAATTACCTGTGAGCTGCCACACATTGCATGTGCAAGTGTGCTCTTTGAGATTTACACCAACCTTGTGGGAATTTTTTTGAACTTCATAGATAGCTTTGTCATTATCTCCATTCCATACTGCATTCCACTTGATGCTTTCAGGCATAACAATTTGTTCCAGTTTAATCTGTTGCACAGGAGCCAATTTACCATTGTATTTAGCTAGTTTTCTCTTGTGATTGGCCATTTTTTGCATAATGTAGCATCTCAACTCCTCACACAATGTTAATATTGGTTTTTCCCTATAACCAACAATCTTAGCATTCCATACTTCACACATATTGTTGGTTATGTTGTCTACTTTTGGTCCGTGACTGAAGTGTGATTTTGACCAACATGATGGAGGAAATCTCATCATATGCTCCTATGCATGACAATTTATCTGCTTCAACTTTTCCATGTTGTTATTGAACTGCATCTTAGTAGTTGACTTTGTACACCTCCATACCATGCTTTTGGACTCTTtgtctttaaatttttttgtgaaattcttccAAAGGTGAAGTACACAGTTTCGATGATTTGCATTGGGCATAACATTATTAAGGGCAGCTGCCAACCCCTGATTCAGTTCATC harbors:
- the LOC110268300 gene encoding uncharacterized protein LOC110268300, giving the protein MMRFPPSCWSKSHFSHGPKVDNITNNMCEVWNAKIVGYREKPILTLCEELRCYIMQKMANHKRKLAKYNGKLAPVQQIKLEQIVMPESIKWNAVWNGDNDKAIYEVQKNSHKVGVNLKEHTCTCNVWQLTGLPCKHAVAVIFRLKNMGYKLEDFVDKSLTMDAVRAAYSYVIQPVNSDEYWIPTDCQ